A single region of the Lepus europaeus isolate LE1 chromosome 1, mLepTim1.pri, whole genome shotgun sequence genome encodes:
- the LOC133764569 gene encoding dolichyl-diphosphooligosaccharide--protein glycosyltransferase subunit 4: MITDVQLAIFANMLGVSLFLLVVLYHYVAVNNPKKQE, from the coding sequence atgatCACGGATGTGCAGCTCGCCATCTTTGCCAACATGCTGGGCGTGTCGCTCTTCCTGCTTGTCGTCCTCTATCACTACGTGGCCGTCAACAACCCCAAGAAGCAAGAATGA